Proteins from a genomic interval of uncultured Desulfuromusa sp.:
- the fsa gene encoding fructose-6-phosphate aldolase encodes MKFFIDTAEVTEIRAAHDLGLVDGVTTNPSLIAKSGRDFKEVIKEITGIVDGPISAEVIALDAEGMLREGRELVKIHKNIVIKVPMTTEGLKATKQFSAEGIKTNVTLIFSSLQALLAAKAGATYVSPFVGRLDDIGHEGMEGVEQIRTIYDNYGYTTEIIVASVRSPLHVLNAGLIGADICTIPYGVMSQLAKHPLTDIGIEKFLADWEKTK; translated from the coding sequence ATGAAGTTTTTTATCGATACAGCAGAAGTGACGGAAATTCGTGCGGCCCATGACCTGGGCCTGGTTGACGGAGTCACGACAAACCCGTCCCTGATCGCCAAAAGTGGTCGCGATTTCAAAGAGGTTATCAAAGAAATTACCGGCATTGTGGATGGGCCTATTTCTGCTGAAGTTATAGCTCTGGATGCCGAAGGAATGTTAAGAGAGGGGCGTGAACTGGTTAAAATCCATAAAAATATCGTGATCAAGGTTCCGATGACAACCGAGGGATTGAAAGCAACCAAACAATTCAGTGCCGAGGGAATCAAAACCAACGTCACTCTGATCTTCTCCTCTCTGCAGGCTCTCTTGGCTGCAAAAGCGGGGGCCACCTATGTTTCGCCATTTGTTGGCCGTCTTGATGATATCGGCCATGAAGGGATGGAAGGTGTTGAACAAATCCGGACGATTTATGACAACTATGGGTATACAACTGAGATCATTGTCGCCTCGGTTCGTTCTCCACTTCATGTTCTTAATGCCGGTCTGATCGGTGCCGACATCTGTACTATCCCCTACGGTGTCATGTCGCAACTGGCAAAACATCCGTTGACCGACATTGGTATCGAAAAATTTCTTGCTGATTGGGAAAAAACAAAATAA
- a CDS encoding YHS domain-containing protein, producing the protein MIKLILLALCGFVFYSMISGLLRPGKNRRPKNRSKEGEVMVEDPQCGTYLPESEAIKANIHGKEYYFCSKKCLKEYKKIQNL; encoded by the coding sequence ATGATCAAACTTATATTGCTGGCTTTATGTGGTTTTGTCTTTTACTCGATGATTTCGGGCCTGTTGCGACCGGGAAAAAACAGACGTCCGAAAAATCGCAGCAAAGAAGGGGAAGTGATGGTTGAAGACCCGCAGTGTGGGACCTATCTTCCTGAAAGTGAGGCAATTAAAGCTAATATTCATGGCAAGGAATATTATTTTTGCTCAAAGAAATGTTTAAAAGAATATAAAAAAATACAGAATCTCTAA
- the folK gene encoding 2-amino-4-hydroxy-6-hydroxymethyldihydropteridine diphosphokinase — protein MPQIMTEMNKSRAFLGFGGNLGDPLSRFCRGRDKLDEHPQVSVVSSSPLYQTPPVGGPEGQPDFLNAVVEIHTGLLPLELLQLCGKIEDRAGRVRDLHWGPRTLDIDLLLIDELILETPVLTLPHPRMHQRHFVLLPLNDMAPQVKHPILHETVNNLLNALPEVEGITRINDTW, from the coding sequence ATGCCACAGATTATGACAGAGATGAACAAGAGTCGAGCTTTTCTCGGATTTGGCGGCAACCTGGGTGATCCTCTAAGTCGCTTTTGTCGGGGCCGGGACAAGTTAGATGAACACCCGCAAGTCTCAGTGGTCTCCAGTTCCCCTCTTTACCAGACGCCACCGGTTGGTGGTCCGGAAGGACAGCCGGATTTTCTGAATGCCGTCGTTGAAATTCATACTGGATTATTACCACTTGAGTTGTTACAACTCTGCGGAAAGATAGAAGATCGGGCCGGGAGGGTTCGAGATCTGCACTGGGGACCAAGAACTCTTGACATTGATCTTCTGCTGATTGATGAACTGATATTGGAGACACCTGTTTTGACTCTGCCACACCCACGCATGCACCAGCGCCACTTTGTACTTCTTCCCCTTAACGACATGGCGCCACAGGTGAAACACCCGATTTTACACGAAACGGTCAATAACTTACTCAATGCACTGCCGGAAGTTGAAGGCATAACACGCATTAACGATACGTGGTAA